One part of the Epinephelus fuscoguttatus linkage group LG12, E.fuscoguttatus.final_Chr_v1 genome encodes these proteins:
- the LOC125898175 gene encoding transgelin-like — MAYRGPAYGLSREVQNKIDKKYDPELEEKLVKWIVKQCGAREPEPGKTGFQNWLKDGCVLGELINSLYACNKPVKTIKSSTMAFKQMEQIAVFLKAAEDYGVTKTDMFQTVDLFEGKDLAAVQRTLMALGSLAVTKENGCYKGDPSWFHKKAQENRREFSDEQLSEGKNVIGLQMGTNKGASQAGMTGYGLPRQIINNP; from the exons ATGGCATACAGAGGTCCTGCCTATGGTTTGAGCCGGGAGGTACAGAATAAGATTGATAAGAAATATGACCCGGAACTGGAGGAAAAGTTGGTGAAGTGGATCGTCAAGCAGTGTGGCGCAAGAGAGCCTGAGCCAGGAAAGACCGGATTCCAAAACTGGCTCAAGGACGGATGT GTGCTAGGTGAGCTCATCAACAGCTTGTATGCATGCAACAAGCCGGTCAAGACCATCAAGAGCTCGACCATGGCGTTCAAGCAGATGGAACAAATAGCTGTGTTCCTCAAAGCTGCTGAAGATTATGGAGTCACCAAAACTGATATGTTTCAGACTGTAGACCTCTTTGAAG GCAAGGACTTGGCTGCTGTCCAGAGGACCTTGATGGCTCTGGGTAGTCTGGCTGTCACAAAGGAAAATGGGTGTTACAAAGGAGACCCCAGCTGGTTCCATAA gaaagcccaagAGAACAGGAGAGAATTCTCAGATGAACAGCTGAGCGAAGGCAAAAATGTCATCGGCCTGCAAATGGGCACAAATAAAGGAGCATCTCAAGCTGGAATGACGGGCTATGGACTACCAAGGCAGATCATCAACAACCCCTGA